The stretch of DNA GGATCGCCGGGATCAACCCGCACCATGGCACCATCGGCACCGCCGCGTGGGCCCATTACCTGGTGGAATTCGGAACCCAATGGGAACTGGATTCACGGGACGCGCCGAAGGACTGGCCGACCGGCTATATCGGCATCAATACCAAGGGGCCGAACGAGAAGCCGCCGCTGGACTACAAGACCGAAGTGTTCGAGCTCAATCCCAAGCTGCAAGCCAAGGCGTTTGCGCTGTCGCAAAAAGTCGAGCTCAGTGAAAGCAAGGAGTCCACGGCCTGGCGCAAACACTATCCGTACGCGCCGGCCAATCAGCCGCCGCAGGTCACCCAGTGCGACACCCTGGCGGGCAATACCTGGTTCTCCGGGACGCGCCTGAGTGAGCGCGCCGAGGTCTGGACCAAATTGCTGACGGACAATAAAGGCGTGTACTGCACCACCCAGCAGGAAGACAACTCCACCTATGAAGCGTTGCTGCGGGCCAGCCGTGAAGGGTTGGTGGATATCAATCGCCTGGCGGTGGTGCGGGCCGGTTCCGACTTTGATCGGCCGTACCCGGGCTACAGCGAAGTGGACAACCTGCTGAAGTATGCGGACCAGGGCGGATTTGTGCCGGCGCTGGAGAACCTGTATCGCACCGGTAATCCGCTGGTGCAGGCAATTCTGAAGAACTGGTCGGCGTGGGAAAAAGGCGTTCCCGAAGCCTGAACAAAGATCAAATGTGGGAGCGGGCTTACTCGCGAAAGCGGTGGATCAGTGCCGAATGTATTGGCTGACACACCGTATTCGCGAGCAAGCCCGCTCCCACACAAGCCCGTTCCCACACAAGCCCGCGCCCACAATAAGCGGGTCAGGGCAGGAAGATAATCTTGTCGGCACTGCCCTGGTTCACTTGCTCAAAGCACTTCACACCGTCGGCCAGCGACACTTCCCGCAAACCGGTCGGCAGCGGCAACAAGTCCTCATCGAAGAACCGCCCGAACTGCTCCAGCATCACGGCGCATTGCTCGCAGTTGTAGAGCAGCGAATTGATCCCCACCACCGAACCACCCTTGCGATACAACGCCAGGGCCGGCAGTTGCACGTGCCCGTCCACCGGCGCGGCGATGATCGCGATACGGCCAAAAGGCGCCAGCGCCGCCACCGCTGCCGGCAACCAGAAGCCGGTGGTGTCAAAGATCACATCGGCGCCCGTACCGAACAGCGCATTGACCTGCCCTCCCAGCGCTTCCGGCTGGCCCAGTAACAGCCCCTCGAAACCCTGCTCGCGCAAGGCCTCGACCTGTTCCGGCCGACGCACGGCCCCGAGCACCTGGGCCCCACGAATCTTCGCCAGGGCCAACGCCGCGCTGCCTACAGCCCCATTGGCACCAATCACCAATAAGCGAGTGCCTTTGCCGACACCGCTGCGCTCAAGGGCATCCCACGCCGTGGTGTACGGTACGCCGAGACTGGCGGCCTGGGCAAAGCTCAGATGGCTGGGCTTGTGCGCCACGCCCTTGGCCGACACGGTGAGGTACTGGGCGTGGGAACCGTCAGCGAAAAAACCCAGGTCGCGACCGGTGCCCCAGACTTCCTGGCCGACCAGTTCCTGTGGGCCTTCCACCACCACCCCGGCAAAATCACGGCCGGGAATGCGTGGCAACGTGGTGTAGGGGAAACGCCCGAGCACGTTCTTCACGTCGCTGGGGTTCAGCCCGGCAGCCTTGATCTGCACCAGGACTTCACCGGCCGCCGGCACCGGCGTGGCGACATCAACGTAAGCAAGGGCAGCGAGATCGCCGGTGGCGGAAAATTGCAGTGCTTTCATGACCAATATCCATCGAGGTTAAAAAGGGTTTCAGGAGAACCAGGCGCTGACCATTTGCCGGCCCATGGGCCAGAGCTTCTCGCCCATCAGCATGCCCATCAGCCCGATCAGGGCGATGGCAGGAGGCGCAGGCGAGCGAAAGTCCAGGGCACCGTAAATCACGCCGACCAACAGGCCGATGGCCAAGGAAATCAGGTAATTCATGGAACACTCCGCAGCAAGGGTTGATGCGGTCAGTGTAGGGGGGCTGAAACCGAAGCATCGGCCAAGTACTTCAGGATTTCGGCCAAGCCTCAGACGGGATACTGCGACGGCGCCATCCCCAGTTCACGGCGAAACATGTCGCTGAAACTGCTCGGCGAATAACCCAGGGAACGGGCGATCGCGCTGACCGACTGGCCCTGGATCAACTCGGCCACGGCGGTGGCCAACTGCACCTGGCGGCGCCACTCGGCAAAGCCCATGCCCAGGCTGTTCTGGAACAGCCGGGCCAGGGTGCGTACGCTGGCGCCGGCGGCTTCGGCGTGCTGTTCAAAGGGAATGTCCAGGGACGGTGACGCCATCACCGCCTGGCAGGCGCTGGTCAGGCGTCGGTCGGCGCCCACGGGCAAGGCAATGCGGATCGGCGAGCGCCGGGCCCGTTGCAGTTCCAGCAGGGCCAGGCCGACCACGGCCTCGTAGTAGGCCTGGTCCCCCTTGTCGCCCTGCTCCACCAGCGCCACGATCAGTTCGCGCAGCAGCCCGCCGACCTCGATCACTTGCACCTGGCTGTCCAGGGTCGCTGCCAGCGCCGGGCGCAGGTAAATGTTGCGCATCTGCAAGTCCGACACCACGCGAATCCCATGCTCGACACCCGGCGGCAGCCACACCGCGCGCTGGGGCGGCACCACCAGCGCTTCCCGGGGTGTCTCGACCCACATCACGCCGCTCATGGCATACAGCAACTGGCCCCAATCGTGTTGATGGGGCTCGACATACAACCCACGCGGGTAGGTGCGCGCCAAGGGTTGCACGGGGACGGCGTGATCACTGAGGTCGGGAGGCGCGGCAAGGGCCATGGAAGACACATCGTTCAAGTATGGAGCGCCATGATAAGACGTGAACCGGATGATCCGAGTGAATTTTTACCACCTGCGCAGGGTCACTTAAAGACACAAGGAGGGTTTACGGATCCATGACTAACGCAAAACTTTTCGTGATCGACTACACGCTGCATGGCCAGCCCAAGTCATTCATCATCCGCCTGGAAAAACTCGACAACGCCGAAGCCTGGCATTGGGCGAGCTGCGACGCCGGCGTAGGCCGCATCGGGCGCTTTGCCCGTGAGCAGGTGAAGAAGACGAGCCAGCCCCAGGCCGAGAAATTCGGCATCGAAAACGTGCAATGGCGCCGCTCGGATGCGCGCCCCAGCGCGTGAAACTGTAGGAGCGAGCTTGCTCGCGAAGGTCGTTAACGATGACGCGGGGCACCTGGTGCTCCGCGTCGCTCTCGGGTGTTTCGCGAGCAAGCTCGCTCCTACAGGAGGCAGCCAGCGTTAGCCGTGCGCCGACTTGGCACACTCGCACCCGGTCGCCGAAGCACAAGGCTCGCCATGGGCATGATGCTCGGCGCAGCCTTGGCAGCAATAGCCCTTGCCATCCTTCATCACCGCGTTTTTCCCCAACTGGCAGTTGCAGTGGGGGCAGGCACATGTTTTCTCTTGCATGGTCAGACTCCTTTTTCGTGGTCGTCCAGATGCGGCGAACGCCGACACCTCAAGCAATGACTATAGGCAACGATTCAAGGTTCATAGGCCCGTCAGTCAGCCCGACGAGCGTTGCTGCGGTACATGAACACCAGGGCCAGCGCGAGGCACAGCATCGCCACGATGCGGCTGCCGGACAGTTCGATCGCCGGGTTGCCGAGCCAGCCGAAGTTATCGATCAGCATGCCCATGCCCAACTGCCCGACAATCACCGCCACCGTCGCCACTGCCGTACCGACAATCGGGACCGCGCCGACCATCACCATCATGTACACCACCCCGAACAACGCCCCGGTCAGTTGCCACTTCGGCACGTCCAGCAGGCTGACCGCGTGGGCGGGCTCAAAGAACAGAATCAGCAATCCGGTACTGATCGCGCCCACGACAAAGGTCAGCAGGCTGCTGCGCAATACGCCCACCGCCTGCCCGAGGCGGCCATTGATGGCGGCCTGCACACTCAATACCGCACCGGCGGCCACTACCAATACCAACAACAGAATCAGGTTCATCGCCTTAACCTCGCGCAATCAAAACAAGTGCTACCACGATCAACGCCAATGCAATCCAGCGCTCCACGTTGACCCGCTTGCGGGCAGTGCCAAACCAGCCGAAGTGGTCGATCAGCACGCTCTTGCCTACCTGGCCCGACAAGATCGCAATCATGGTCATCGCGATGCCGATATGTGGCGTAGCCAGGGTCAACACCACCACGTACATCGGCCCCAGGAAGCCACCGATCAATTGCCAGCGCGGCAGGTCGGTCAACGCCGGGCCCTTTTGC from Pseudomonas sp. NC02 encodes:
- a CDS encoding purine nucleoside permease codes for the protein MKTFTRLSIAIGLAAGALLPHVVLADAPAPIKPKVMLITMFAPEAQNWIDRLELKQEVRVPGLSAEYPVIRCNTQDVCLLVTGMGQTNAAASTLALALSPKFDLRQSYFLIAGIAGINPHHGTIGTAAWAHYLVEFGTQWELDSRDAPKDWPTGYIGINTKGPNEKPPLDYKTEVFELNPKLQAKAFALSQKVELSESKESTAWRKHYPYAPANQPPQVTQCDTLAGNTWFSGTRLSERAEVWTKLLTDNKGVYCTTQQEDNSTYEALLRASREGLVDINRLAVVRAGSDFDRPYPGYSEVDNLLKYADQGGFVPALENLYRTGNPLVQAILKNWSAWEKGVPEA
- a CDS encoding zinc-binding alcohol dehydrogenase family protein, giving the protein MKALQFSATGDLAALAYVDVATPVPAAGEVLVQIKAAGLNPSDVKNVLGRFPYTTLPRIPGRDFAGVVVEGPQELVGQEVWGTGRDLGFFADGSHAQYLTVSAKGVAHKPSHLSFAQAASLGVPYTTAWDALERSGVGKGTRLLVIGANGAVGSAALALAKIRGAQVLGAVRRPEQVEALREQGFEGLLLGQPEALGGQVNALFGTGADVIFDTTGFWLPAAVAALAPFGRIAIIAAPVDGHVQLPALALYRKGGSVVGINSLLYNCEQCAVMLEQFGRFFDEDLLPLPTGLREVSLADGVKCFEQVNQGSADKIIFLP
- a CDS encoding DUF1427 family protein translates to MNYLISLAIGLLVGVIYGALDFRSPAPPAIALIGLMGMLMGEKLWPMGRQMVSAWFS
- a CDS encoding helix-turn-helix domain-containing protein; amino-acid sequence: MALAAPPDLSDHAVPVQPLARTYPRGLYVEPHQHDWGQLLYAMSGVMWVETPREALVVPPQRAVWLPPGVEHGIRVVSDLQMRNIYLRPALAATLDSQVQVIEVGGLLRELIVALVEQGDKGDQAYYEAVVGLALLELQRARRSPIRIALPVGADRRLTSACQAVMASPSLDIPFEQHAEAAGASVRTLARLFQNSLGMGFAEWRRQVQLATAVAELIQGQSVSAIARSLGYSPSSFSDMFRRELGMAPSQYPV
- a CDS encoding DUF6555 family protein, translating into MTNAKLFVIDYTLHGQPKSFIIRLEKLDNAEAWHWASCDAGVGRIGRFAREQVKKTSQPQAEKFGIENVQWRRSDARPSA
- a CDS encoding metallothionein; the protein is MQEKTCACPHCNCQLGKNAVMKDGKGYCCQGCAEHHAHGEPCASATGCECAKSAHG
- a CDS encoding DMT family transporter, whose amino-acid sequence is MNLILLLVLVVAAGAVLSVQAAINGRLGQAVGVLRSSLLTFVVGAISTGLLILFFEPAHAVSLLDVPKWQLTGALFGVVYMMVMVGAVPIVGTAVATVAVIVGQLGMGMLIDNFGWLGNPAIELSGSRIVAMLCLALALVFMYRSNARRAD
- a CDS encoding DMT family transporter translates to MQASSVAGVAQAKPKTFLRLLLLPLVIFAGMGLSVEAGLLGPLGVQVGHLWATLSIFGVGSAILFLLLLFSGPQKGPALTDLPRWQLIGGFLGPMYVVVLTLATPHIGIAMTMIAILSGQVGKSVLIDHFGWFGTARKRVNVERWIALALIVVALVLIARG